The nucleotide sequence TTCCCGCCGAAGTCCATGCCCGCCAGGACGGGGATGCCGCGCCGGGCCGCCCGCTCGTGCAGCTGGTACTTGACCCAGGCCGACATCGTCGGGTCGATTCCGTCGAAGACGATGTGGGCGCCGTCGAGCGCCTCGTCGAGGTTCTCCAGGGTCAGCCCCTGGGGATAGACGGTCACGTCGGCCGACGGGTTGAGGGCGCGCACGCGGTCGGCGATCGCCTCGGGCTTGGAGCGGCCCACATCGGCCTGTGCGCAGGCCTGCCGGTTCAGGTTCGAGACGTCGAAGCGGTCGGGGTCGGCGAGGCGGAAGCGCAGCACGCCGAGCCGGGTCAGTGGCTCGACCACCCCGCCACCGCCGCCGCACCCCGCGACCAGCACGGTCGCGGCACGTAACGCCGCCTGCTCCCGTTCGCTGATGATGTCGGCGTTGCGGCTCACGGCCTCGGCCCCGGCCGCCACCACGTCGATGTCCGCCCGGTGGGTGTCAGTGTCCATGACCGGCTCCGTTCGTTCGGCGCTCGCCGTGGGCCCCTGCCGCGACGGCGGCGGCGCGAGGCCCCGTACGGCGGTGGCGGGAGGTGGCTCGGGGATGTGTCCGGCTCATGCGCGTTCCTGTTCCGGGTGGCTGTCGCCGTCGGCGAGCACGGGTGCGGGCCGTCGCGCCTCGGTGAGGTCGTCGGACCGGCGGGGAACGCGCACCCGGGTGCGCTCCACCGACACGGGGGCCGCTGCCGCGTAGGCGGACGTCCCGACCTGGAACCGTGCCATGTACTGGGGCCTGACCCGGGGCGGCCAGCAGTGCGGGACGAGGATGTCCAGCGCGTAGGCGCGGGCGACGAGCGCGGAGCGGTTGGGTGCCTTCAGCTTCTTCAGCATCGCGCTGATGTGGTACTCGACACCGTGGCTGCTGAGGCCGAGCCGAGAGGCCAGCTGCTGGGTGGATAACCCGGCGGCCACCCCTTCCAGAACGCGGCCGGGCACCTCGGTGAGCGCCGCGGGCGCCGCGGCCAGCGCGAGCGGGGGGCTGTGGACGGTGTCCGGGACGATGAGCGCGACCGCGGCGCACTCGGTGCAGTACACATGCAGGACGCTGTTCAGCGCGATGCCCGTGACCAGGCAGTCCCTGTCCCTGAGGTTCCCGTCCACGAGCGTCGTGGGGATGCTGAAGTCACCGTGCCGCCCCGTGACGAGCTGGGAGAAGTGTTCCTGGAGGCTCGCCCCGGCCGTCGGGTGGAAGAACCGCGACAGGGGCACCCCCCGCACCTCGGAGGGCATGAGCCCGAACTGCTCGCAGAACGTGTCGTTGGCCTCCACGACCCGGAGTTCGACGTCGAGATGGACGATGCCCAGTGTCGCGGCGAGGGCCGAGGGGATGTCGGGTGCCGGCAGGTCCCCGGGTTTCGCCGTGGGGGGCGCTGGGTCCAGGTCCAGGGTCGTGACCTTGGGCAGGGTGGACAAGGCAGTACCTCTTTCGGGGGGTGGCCGGAAGAGACCCGGGTGCGCCGCGTTCGGCCGGCGCCGGTGGACCGCCCGGTACGGGGGTGTCCTCGTCTCTTCCGTCGTGTGGGGAATCGGGGCCGGGTGGGGAGACCGGTGGTACGCCGGGCTGTCGGCCCGTCCGAACGTCGTTCTGTGATCCCCGTTCGCGTCCGTCGGACGAGGGTGGGGTGGGGATGAGAGTGGGGGGTGGGGTAGGAGTGGGGGAAAGCCGTCTGACCGCCGTGGGGGCGGCGCAGTCATGCGAGGTCTCCTGGTGGTACGGGGGGGGTGTCCGCCGCGCAGTACCGCGGTGTCGCAGCCGTGGGCCCGTCGGAGGTCCGGGTCTGCGGCACCTGGGCCGCGGGGGCTCCGGTGACAAACGCTTTCGGGCAGGGCGGACGGAACCGTGCCGACGCTGGTGTGTCGCTAGGGGGGTGAAATGGCTGTGTCTCTCCTGCCCGGAGGGCCGTCGCAGGGCGGCCGGGAACAGCGTCGAGCGAGGCCGTGGTGCCGCCCGACGGGTGATGCCGGATCAGTTTGCCTTGTTGGAGCGGCACTTGGTCAAGGGTGTCACTGTGCACCGCGACACGTACCGATTGGTATGCCACTGTGGCGCGTGTGCTGCGTGGCTTTCCTGCGCGTCCTCGGCGCGCCGAGGACGCGCAGGAAAGCCATGACGGAACGGGTCGGCGGCGCGCCGGCGGACTGCTCGCGGCGACTTTCATAAACCCACCGGTAGCAAATCCGCATTTTTTCAGGAACCCGAAAGCCGCCCGGCCCGACGCGGAGCGACGGTCCGATTTGGGCTGTTTTGCCGACAGGGACTAAGGGTTTCCGTAGTCGCCGCCCGCTACTTGAAGCTTGTAAGGTCGCACCGTTCTCACCGGAGAGGTCAGTTTTCCGATCGCTCGCATGTTCTTTCATTCATGCCGTCACGAGCGACCTGAGCCCGGCTTTTACCGGTGGAGTGCGGGCGTCGGCCACGCCGTTTCCCAGCCCGCCCCGGTCGGCAATCCTGGAGACTACTCGTGAGTATTGAGGCAACCGTCAAGAGAATCCTGGTCGACGATCTGTTCGTGAGTGTTCCACAAGCCGAGATCGGCCTCGACGACGGCCTTCGGGACGTCCTCGGTCTCGACTCGCTCGGATTCACCGAACTCCGCGCCCAGTGCGAATATGCCTTCGACATAACGATCCCGGACGAGGACTTCGTACCGGAGAACTTCTCCACGGTGCGGGACCTGACACTGCTGGTGAAACGCCTCGGCGCGCCGGTCCCGGACGGAGCCGGCAGCCGATGACCGAGATGACCGACGTCAAGGAGCGCCAGCCGAGGACCATGGGGTTCACGGAACTCAAGAGCTGGCTGCGGCACCGCCACCCGATGGTGTACCTCGACCGAATTCTGGACTACGAACCCGGCGAATACGTAAAGAGCCTCATGGCCGTCTCCGGCCAGACGGACGCCATCTCCGGCCACTTCCCCGAACGCGCCATCTTTCCGGCCAGCCATATGATGCAGGCGATCGCCCAGTCGGCGATCATTCTGGCCCAGCTGTCCACCTCGCCGCTGGCCGACGACGAAATCACCCTGATCGGGTCGGTCAAAGCCAGATTCACCCATGTCGTCGTTCCCGGTGACCAAATCGTCTTCAACACGACCTGTGAGAGCCTTCGTGGGAATTTCCTCACTTTCGCCTGCCGGGCGGAGGTTTCCGGCAAACCGGTCGCCATGACCCGGGGCAGCTTGGTACGCACCAAGGTCACCGACCTGGGTGAGCAACTGTGGTGAACCCCGATTCCCGGATCTGGGTCACGGGAATGGCGTGGACCACAGCCCTGGGGTCGGCGCTGGACCCCGTATGGGAATTACTTCTCGACGATGCCTCCGGAATCACCGACGTCGTCTCCCCATTGCCGCTGCGTAACGCCGACGCGGCCGTCGTGCCCGGCGTTCCGCTGGACTCCCCCGCGTCGCACCGCCAGCACGAACTGACGCGCACCACGCTGTCCAGGGCGTTGGCGGACGCGGGGATCGAGCCGGACGACCCGGCGCTCGTGCCGGTCCTCGGGACCAGTTACGGCGCTCACCTCGACCAGGCGGAAACCGCTTCCCTCTCCCAGTGGTCGGCAGCGGCAGCGGGAGACGCCGGACTGACGGCGGAACCCGTGACGGTCACCACCGCCTGCTCCGCGGGATCCGACGCGATCCTGACCGGTCTCGCCCTTCTCCAGGAAGGCGCCGCGGAGTTGTGCGTGTGCGGTGGGGCGGATGTGCTCACCCTCGGCAAGCGGCTGGGGCATTCACGTCTGGGCACCATGTCCCCCGACGGGCTGCGCGCCTTCGACACGCGGCACAACGGCACGGTTCTCGGTGAGGGCGCGGCCTTCCTGGTCCTCGAGCCCGCGGCGCGGGCGCGTGCCCGGGGCGCCCGCCCGCGCGGAGTCCTCGCCGGCGCGGCATCGTCGAACGACGCGGCCAGCGCCGTCGCCCCCGACCCGTCCGGCGCGAACGTCGTCCTCGCCGTCGAACGCGCCCTGCGTACAGCCCACATCACCCCGGCGGACGTCTCCGTCGTCAACGCACACGGCTCCGGAACACCGGTGAACGACGACGTGGAAGCCCGGGCCTACGCCCGCCTGTTCGCCGAAGTACCCAGTCCACCGGTCGTGTTCGCGACCAAGGGGGCGTTCGGGCACACCCTCGGCGCGACCGGCGCCATTGAGGCGGTCGCCGTGCTCCAGGCCCTCGCCACGTCGATGGCACCCCCCGTCCACGGCCTCCGGGAACCGATCCCGCAGCTCGGGCTACCGGTTCCGGCCAGACAGCCCATGAAGATCGACCAGGGGTACGGAATCAGCGTGACGCTCGGCTTCGGCGGCTTCAACACCTGCCTCGTCCTGCAGGGGCCGGGGAGCGCGACGCCATGAACGCACTCGCCGACCCGCACACGTACGGCATGAAAGCCGTCGGCGAAGGTGTCGCCGTCGCAGCCGACCTGTCCGCCGCGCCGAAGCGGAAGGCATCCCTCTACGCGGACCCCCTCTCCTGGCTCGTCCTCGACGCCGTGGAGCAGGCGCTCGGCGCCTGCGGCGGGGACTTCACACCGTCGGACGCGTCGGTGAAGGAGGCCGTGGGACACATCGCCGTGAGCGATCAGTGCACCACACACACCATGCGGCAACTGGCCGAGGCGATTCCGGCAGGCCGTATCTCGCCGCTGCGCTTCTCCGGGGCCAATCCGGGCTCGATCTGCAGCCTCCCCTCCCAGCTTCTCGGATTCAGCGGACCCACCATGACCCTGTCGATGCCCCCGGACAAGGGCCTGCCACCCGCGATGGCCGTGGCCCGGGCCTGGCTGCGCCAGGGCTCCGCGACCCATGTGATCGTGACGGCCCACCGGGCCGACGCGTCGGGTCACCGCGTCACCAGCACGCTCCTCACCCCGGACGCGACGGCAGGACTGATGTGAAGACCGTTGGCACCCTCGAGGCGAGCGCCGTACAGCACTTCCTCCACCACCTCGTCCAGGCCGACCGGCCCGAGGCGCGGCTCCCGACGCTCGACTTCGTGGTGGACGAACTGCGCGCGCTCGGCGTCGAGCCCGGACGGACCGTCATGGTGGCGATGCCGAACGGCGGGGCGTTCACCGCCGTGGTGCTGGCCCTGCTGGCCCACGGCGCGGTTCCGGCGCTCCTGCCGCCGTCGGCTCCGCCGTCCAGGATCGAACGGATGGCCAGGGCCCTCGGAGCGGACGCCATCGTGGCACCGCGCATCCCGGCCGAGCTGCTGAACGGCGAAGCCCCGCACCTCATCGGCGGGATCGCCCAGTTCGCGACGCTGCCCGGCGCGGACAGCCACTCCCACCACCCCGGCGAGATCATCCTCCTCACCTCCGGCACCTCGGGTGTGTTCAGCGGCTGTCTGCACCACGTGGACTCGCTGCTCCGCAACGCGGCCCGCCACGTGGGGTCGATCGGGCAGACCGCCGACGACACCGTCCTGATCAACCTCCCCACGCACTACTCGTACGCGTTCGTCGCCCAGTTGCTCGGGACCCTCGTCTCCGGGGGCAGAGCGGTGATCGCGGGCCCGCCGTTCACCCCGGTGAGCTACCGGCGGACCATCGAGGAGTACGAGGTCACAGTGTCCTCGCTGACGCCGGCGCTGGTCGAGACATGGCGCCGGACGGGCCGCCCGCTTCCGGCACCCTTACGTCGGCTCACCGTCGGTGGTGACGCGTTCGGTGCCTCGTCCGTGGCGGACCTGCTGGCGCACAACCCCAACCTGGAGCTCTACCTCACCTACGGCCTCACCGAGGCGGGTCCCCGCGTGTCCACGCTGGCCGCCCACCTGGAGCCGCCCCGGCGCCACACCTCGGTGGGGCTCCCGCTTCCCGGTGTGGAGGTCCGCCTGCGCACGGAGAGCCCGGAGGACCGGGTCGGCGAGCTGGTCGTCGAAACCGACACGGCGATGCTCCGCAGAGTCGGGCGTCGGGAGCCGAGCACACAGCCCGACGGCGGCGGGCCGACGACCGGTGACACCGGGACCCCGATCGGCTCACCGGGCCCC is from Streptomyces sp. NBC_01314 and encodes:
- a CDS encoding LuxR C-terminal-related transcriptional regulator — protein: MSTLPKVTTLDLDPAPPTAKPGDLPAPDIPSALAATLGIVHLDVELRVVEANDTFCEQFGLMPSEVRGVPLSRFFHPTAGASLQEHFSQLVTGRHGDFSIPTTLVDGNLRDRDCLVTGIALNSVLHVYCTECAAVALIVPDTVHSPPLALAAAPAALTEVPGRVLEGVAAGLSTQQLASRLGLSSHGVEYHISAMLKKLKAPNRSALVARAYALDILVPHCWPPRVRPQYMARFQVGTSAYAAAAPVSVERTRVRVPRRSDDLTEARRPAPVLADGDSHPEQERA
- a CDS encoding acyl carrier protein produces the protein MSIEATVKRILVDDLFVSVPQAEIGLDDGLRDVLGLDSLGFTELRAQCEYAFDITIPDEDFVPENFSTVRDLTLLVKRLGAPVPDGAGSR
- a CDS encoding 3-hydroxyacyl-ACP dehydratase FabZ family protein, which gives rise to MTEMTDVKERQPRTMGFTELKSWLRHRHPMVYLDRILDYEPGEYVKSLMAVSGQTDAISGHFPERAIFPASHMMQAIAQSAIILAQLSTSPLADDEITLIGSVKARFTHVVVPGDQIVFNTTCESLRGNFLTFACRAEVSGKPVAMTRGSLVRTKVTDLGEQLW
- a CDS encoding beta-ketoacyl synthase N-terminal-like domain-containing protein, whose protein sequence is MAWTTALGSALDPVWELLLDDASGITDVVSPLPLRNADAAVVPGVPLDSPASHRQHELTRTTLSRALADAGIEPDDPALVPVLGTSYGAHLDQAETASLSQWSAAAAGDAGLTAEPVTVTTACSAGSDAILTGLALLQEGAAELCVCGGADVLTLGKRLGHSRLGTMSPDGLRAFDTRHNGTVLGEGAAFLVLEPAARARARGARPRGVLAGAASSNDAASAVAPDPSGANVVLAVERALRTAHITPADVSVVNAHGSGTPVNDDVEARAYARLFAEVPSPPVVFATKGAFGHTLGATGAIEAVAVLQALATSMAPPVHGLREPIPQLGLPVPARQPMKIDQGYGISVTLGFGGFNTCLVLQGPGSATP
- a CDS encoding coronafacic acid synthetase: MNALADPHTYGMKAVGEGVAVAADLSAAPKRKASLYADPLSWLVLDAVEQALGACGGDFTPSDASVKEAVGHIAVSDQCTTHTMRQLAEAIPAGRISPLRFSGANPGSICSLPSQLLGFSGPTMTLSMPPDKGLPPAMAVARAWLRQGSATHVIVTAHRADASGHRVTSTLLTPDATAGLM
- a CDS encoding class I adenylate-forming enzyme family protein; amino-acid sequence: MKTVGTLEASAVQHFLHHLVQADRPEARLPTLDFVVDELRALGVEPGRTVMVAMPNGGAFTAVVLALLAHGAVPALLPPSAPPSRIERMARALGADAIVAPRIPAELLNGEAPHLIGGIAQFATLPGADSHSHHPGEIILLTSGTSGVFSGCLHHVDSLLRNAARHVGSIGQTADDTVLINLPTHYSYAFVAQLLGTLVSGGRAVIAGPPFTPVSYRRTIEEYEVTVSSLTPALVETWRRTGRPLPAPLRRLTVGGDAFGASSVADLLAHNPNLELYLTYGLTEAGPRVSTLAAHLEPPRRHTSVGLPLPGVEVRLRTESPEDRVGELVVETDTAMLRRVGRREPSTQPDGGGPTTGDTGTPIGSPGPVRTAIGTGDLFEMDDEGYLFFRGRRPSYVISRGEKVSLRSVCEIAETLPGVRGAQAWTHENDAGEVVFTLDVYCADDSVDDQEIRRRLAKVLLRSEQPARVLVHPAAHLGWRKSVAK